The DNA segment AGCTTGTTATGCAATGGTTAAAAATTGGAGGTATTTATAACATAATAGCTGTTGATATTTCAACCGATAAACTTAATAAGGCAAAGTCACTGGGCGCTAAAGCTTGCATTAATGCTAAAGAAAAAGACCCTGTAGAGGAAATTTCAAAACTTACTAGGGAAAAGGGTGTTGATATAACTTTTGAATGTGCTGGTTCTACAGTAACTCAAGAGCAATCCTTATTAGTAACTAGGAAAAAAGGTAAGGTCAGCTATCTAGGTATAGCTTATTCGGACATTCTTCTTTCGGAAAAAGCTTTTGAAAGCATTTTTAGAAAAGAATTAACGCTAAAAGGCTTTTGGAATTCCTATTCAGCACCTTTTCCAGGCCAAGAATGGTATAGAAGTATTGATTTTCTAAAGAATGACTTAATTAATTTGGAATCATTGATTTCCCATCGCTTTGAATTAAGTAAAATTAGGGAGGCAGTTGATTTGGTTATAAGCGAGAAAGAAGATTATAACAAGATAATGATTTTACCCAAATAATCAGGAGGTGGATCTAAGTGAAAGCTCTTTTAAAAAAGACAAACAAATATGGCGATATGGAACTTGTAGAAATTGAAGAACCAATAACAAAAGATGATCAAATAAAAATAAAAGTAGCCTTTTCAGGTATTTGCGGTTCGGATATTCATTCTTATAAGGGAGAATATAATAACTTACGACCTCCGGTTGTTCTAGGTCATGAATTTTCGGGAATCGTTGTTCAAGTTGGCAAAGGCGTAAAAGGAATAAGCATTGGAGATAAAGTAACAAGTGAAACCACATTTTATATTTGCGAAGATTGCGATTACTGTATAAACAGAGATTACAACTTATGTTCTAATAGAAAAGGTTTAGGGACACAGGTAAACGGAAGTTTTGCCGAGTATGTTGTCGCAAGAAAAGAAAGTGTTCACATTTTACCCGATAATGTAGATCTATTATCGGCTTCTATCACAGAACCATTAGCTTGTGCTGCCCATGCTGTGTTAGAGAAAACAAACGTAGAATTAGGAGACATTGTCCTTGTTTGTGGGCCTGGTCCTATAGGGCTACTAACTTCTCAAATTGTTAAAGCAAGGGGAGGGTATGTTATTCTTTCAGGACTAACAAATGATGAAGAGAGACTAAAAGTAGCCGATGAGTTAGGAATAGATAGAACTGTAAATATAGAAAAAGAAGACTTAGGAAGTATAGTAAGAAGTCTTACCAATGGGTATGGCGCAGATAAAATATTTGAGTGCTCTGGATCTGTGAAGGCCTTAGATACAGGAAT comes from the Tepidanaerobacter acetatoxydans Re1 genome and includes:
- a CDS encoding galactitol-1-phosphate 5-dehydrogenase: MKAGVLYGVNDIRYTDFDDPVCGENDVIIKVKACGICGSDYPRILKKWKYNLPAIPGHEFSGVIVAKGEKAQNVNMGDRVVAVPLVSCNRCDNCLAGNFSLCDNYKMLGADLYGGFAEYVRVPSTNVIKIGNIDFESAAMIEPLAVALHGILGIKPNIGDTVAVMGSGTLGQLVMQWLKIGGIYNIIAVDISTDKLNKAKSLGAKACINAKEKDPVEEISKLTREKGVDITFECAGSTVTQEQSLLVTRKKGKVSYLGIAYSDILLSEKAFESIFRKELTLKGFWNSYSAPFPGQEWYRSIDFLKNDLINLESLISHRFELSKIREAVDLVISEKEDYNKIMILPK
- a CDS encoding zinc-binding dehydrogenase translates to MKALLKKTNKYGDMELVEIEEPITKDDQIKIKVAFSGICGSDIHSYKGEYNNLRPPVVLGHEFSGIVVQVGKGVKGISIGDKVTSETTFYICEDCDYCINRDYNLCSNRKGLGTQVNGSFAEYVVARKESVHILPDNVDLLSASITEPLACAAHAVLEKTNVELGDIVLVCGPGPIGLLTSQIVKARGGYVILSGLTNDEERLKVADELGIDRTVNIEKEDLGSIVRSLTNGYGADKIFECSGSVKALDTGISLIRKKGEIIQVGIFTKPYNEIGLEEIIQKEICYSGCRSQKPSSWELALYLMQTGKVNTKAIISNVYDLDDWKEAFEKVINGEGLKVVLKP